A window of the Ciconia boyciana chromosome 35, ASM3463844v1, whole genome shotgun sequence genome harbors these coding sequences:
- the LOC140645569 gene encoding olfactory receptor 14A16-like, translating into MEKDLLRVVCPNSSLPFPPWTGPHTQRKQMSNSSSITKFLLLAFADTRELQLLHFWLFLGIYLAALLGNSLIITTVACDHHLHTPMYFFLLNLSVLDLGSISTTVPKAMANSLWDNRAISYQGCVAQVFFFFFLISAEYFLLTVMAYDRYIAICKPLHYETLVGSRACVHMAAAAWGSGFLYAVLHTANTFSLPLCKGNAVDQFFCEIPQILKLSCSDTYLREAGLIVVSGCFAFGCFVFIVMSYVQILRAVLKIPSEQGRHKAFSTCLPHLAIVFLFISTAMVAYLKPPSISSPSLDLVVSVLYSVVPAAVNPLIYSVRNKELKDALWKLTQWT; encoded by the coding sequence ATGGAGAAGGATTTGCTGAGAGTTGTGTGTCCTAACtcttcactgccttttcctccttggacaGGCCCCCATACCCAGAGGAAGCAAatgtccaacagcagctccataACCAAGTTTCTCCTCCTGGCATTCGCAGACAcacgggagctgcagctcttgcacttctggctcttcctgggcatctacctggctgccctcctgggcaacaGCCTCATCATCACCACTGTAGCCTGTGACCACcacctccacacccccatgtacttcttccttctCAACCTCTCTGTCCTCgacctgggctccatctccaccactgtccccaaagCCATGGCCAATTCCCTGTGGGACAACAGGGCCATCTCCTACCAAGGGTGTGTGgcccaggtctttttctttttctttcttatatcagctgagtattttcttctcactgtcaTGGCCTACGACCGCTAcattgccatctgcaaaccctTGCACTATGAGACCCtcgtgggcagcagagcttgtgtccacatggcagcagctgcctggggcagtgggtttcTCTACGCTGTGCTCCACACtgccaatacattttcactACCACTCTGCAAGGGCAATGCCgtggaccagttcttctgtgaaatcccccagatcctcaagctctcctgctctgacACCTACCTCAGGGAAGCTGGGCTTATTGTGGTTAGTGGTTGTTTTGCATTTGGATGTTTTGTGTTCATTGTCATGTCCTATGTGCAGATCTTGAGGGCTGTGCTGAAGATCCCATCTGAGCAGGGacggcacaaagccttttctacgtgcctccctcacctggccATAGTCTTTCTGTTTATCAGCACTGCCATGGTTGCCTACCTGAagcccccctccatctcctccccatccctggaccTGGTGGTGTCAGTTCTGTATTCGGTGGTGCCTGCAGCAGTAaaccccctcatctacagcGTGAGGAAcaaggagctcaaggatgccCTATGGAAACTGACCCAATGGACGTAG